A single region of the Alosa alosa isolate M-15738 ecotype Scorff River chromosome 6, AALO_Geno_1.1, whole genome shotgun sequence genome encodes:
- the engl gene encoding transforming growth factor beta receptor type 3, giving the protein MMQWKVWTLWCLLLFRAENADGGQGRQCSLTSAGTVHPVQGYLERFDVGLGCAARESGPRETHVITVTRASSSSDQKVTVLLRPLFYSKPLNRDVLLVLSSQHAVRWWLEAEGLPLSLLVVAQALPNSTVGSQSVNVRVQQVASLPWRPRALLQWSLQRYRTISSLTHATHASRVYIRLGEDTTLPRECHLQSLFLSRNYLTSEVQPQEVQGCVLPGAESDPEVHIIKLWSAGSGLCGSLQVEVSVSLLPPVANSGAHKLVLILSSAAPVNWAITTTGIRGHIFVYASNSVTPLYPPRPNLTMTSMLSYDLLSTSDLLEWANENGFPRVTSYTEADLANRFVIRLAGGGADQNVMVPVRPPMLGEPRPSQWLIGDGAAQEAVSVQCHQDGRLVVAVDKHILQALSLPQAAVTLRDPSCQAWSNGSHFLLAFPVISCGTEGLLEGSSPILRYKNTVLLWRHELPAPVQNETTLEWTKDQSPVAIHFGCESPSSSPVRPPVVRPPPGSGVVSGGLRGPSSPRLPGPQMVPLLTMQLFVTEHYKKRHTGPCVITADNRVYVQISAEGVFNGGVEVQSCIVSPHSDPRSSPSWPVILNSCSRESSFLLTPLRRESGREEGTPEEDEDDGDEDEDDEDEDKEEDDEEEDEDDDMERARALLSKQRARGGQPVGKSRRRSRRGGDGGRPERERGVKEEEEETKREKDAKPSRVRFSFVLRPVFNNSIHFLHCSLRQCSPGTPQQTPITALAAERGCQGGVTIPALIKAQLPNQKCVYRNLTRPMLVTNHLPPPAGQLNHKPEICKCPIPEGQRNQKSVVTQAEIAMPKSLRTSASGQHRVIEPLKPSPLQSASGVSTGPVLGIVFAAFLMGICLMGALWCVYSRTGTRADGPQGLENMGKDAWNHDVLLEHSNTAV; this is encoded by the exons ATGATGCAGTGGAAGGTGTGGACTCTCTGGTGCCTCCTGCTGTTTAGGGCAGAGAATGCAG ATGGTGGTCAGGGCAGGCAGTGCTCGCTCACCTCGGCGGGGACAGTGCACCCGGTGCAGGGCTACCTGGAGCGTTTTGACGTGGGGCTTGGCTGTGCGGCCAGAGAAAGTGGTCCCCGAGAGACTCACGTCATCACTGTAACCAGAGCCTCAAGCTCGTCTGACCAGAAG GTTACTGTGCTCTTGAGGCCGTTATTTTATTCCAAGCCTTTAAATCGGGATGTGCTCTTGGTACTAAGCTCCCAGCATGCAGTGCGTTGGTGGCTGGAGGCAGAGGGCTTACCTCTCAGCCTTCTGGTGGTGGCTCAG GCCTTGCCCAACTCCACAGTGGGGTCCCAGAGTGTGAATGTGCGGGTGCAGCAGGTGGCGTCGCTGCCCTGGCGCCCGCGGGCACTGCTGCAGTGGAGCCTGCAGCGTTACCGCaccatctcctctctcacccACGCCACGCACGCCAGCCGCGTCTATATCCGCCTGGGAGAGG ATACCACTTTGCCCAGGGAGTGTCACCTGcagtctctcttcctgtctcgcAACTACCTGACATCTGAAGTCCAGCCACAGGAAGTACAAGGCTGCGTTCTGCCTGGTGCTGAATCTGACCCAGAAGTACATATCATCAAACTCTGGTCTGCAGGATCTGGCCTCTGTGG CTCTCTGCAGGTGGAGGTGTCAGTCTCGCTACTGCCCCCGGTGGCCAACAGTGGCGCGCACAAGCTGGTGCTCATTCTCAGCAGCGCAGCTCCAGTGAACTGGGCCATCACTACCACAGGAATCCGGGGACACATATTTGTCTAC GCGTCCAACAGCGTGACCCCCCTCTACCCCCCAAGGCCCAATCTGACCATGACCAGCATGCTCAGCTACGACCTCCTATCCACGTCAGACCTCCTGGAATGGGCCAATGAGAACGGCTTTCCCAGAGTGACCTCCTACACGGAGGCCGACCTGGCCAATCGCTTTGTGATCCGGCTGGCAGGAGGGGGCGCAGACCAGAACG tGATGGTCCCAGTCAGGCCACCCATGCTGGGGGAGCCGAGGCCGAGCCAGTGGCTGATCGGGGACGGAGCGGCTCAGGAGGCCGTCAGTGTTCAGTGTCATCAGGATGGTCGACTAGTCGTGGCTGTGGACAAACACATCTTACAG GCGCTGTCTCTTCCTCAGGCAGCAGTGACCTTGCGTGACCCCAGCTGCCAGGCCTGGTCCAATGGGAGCCATTTCCTCTTGGCGTTCCCAGTCATTTCCTGTGGGACTGAGGGCTTGCTGGAGGGCAGCTCCCCAATTCTTCGGTATAAAAACACG GTGTTGCTATGGAGACATGAGCTCCCAGCCCCGGTTCAGAATGAGACAACACTGGAGTGGACCAAAGACCAGTCTCCAGTGGCCATACAT TTTGGTTGTGAGTCTCCAAGCTCTAGCCCTGTGAGACCTCCAGTGGTCCGTCCTCCTCCTGGGTCTGGTGTGGTGTCAGGGGGCCTGCGGGGGCCGAGCTCACCCAGGCTCCCGGGGCCCCAGATGGTCCCTCTGCTCACCATGCAGCTCTTTGTGACTGAGCACTACAAGAAGAGGCATACCGGACCCTGCGTCATCACGGCGGACAACCGCGTCTATGTGCAG ATTTCCGCAGAGGGGGTCTTCAATGGAGGCGTGGAGGTCCAGTCGTGCATCGTCTCCCCCCATTCTGACCCGCGCTCCTCGCCCAGCTGGCCCGTCATCCTCAACAGCTGCTCACGGGAgtcctccttcctcctcaccCCACTACGGAGGGAGAGCGGGCGCGAGGAAGGGACGCCCGAGGAAGACGAGGACGATGGGGATGAAGACGAGGACGATGAAGACGAGGATAAGGAGGAGGATGACGAAGAAGAGGACGAGGATGATGACATGGAGAGAGCCAGAGCCCTGTTGTCCAAGCAGCGGGCGCGAGGGGGGCAGCCTGTGgggaagagcaggaggaggagccgGCGAGGTGGCGATGGAGGgcggcctgagagagagagaggagtaaaggaggaggaggaggagacgaaAAGGGAGAAGGATGCCAAGCCGTCCCGTGTGAGGTTCAGCTTTGTGCTGCGGCCCGTCTTCAACAACTCCATCCACTTCCTGCACTGCAGCCTACGACAATGTAGCCCAGGGACCCCTCAGCAGACGCCCATCACCGCATTGGCAGCGGAGAGAGGGTGCCAGGGCGGAGTGACCATCCCAGCCCTCATCAAAGCCCAGCTCCCCAATCAGAAG tgtgtgtacaggaaTCTGACCAGGCCCATGCTGGTGACCAACCATCTGCCTCCCCCTGCTG GCCAGCTGAATCACAAGCCTGAGATATGTAAATGTCCCATCCCGGAAGGCCAGAGGAATCAGAAGTCCGTCGTGACACAAGCCGAGATAGCGATGCCAAAGTCCCTGCGTACCAGTGCATCAG GTCAACACCGTGTGATAGAGCCGTTGAAGCCCAGTCCTCTACAAAGTG CCTCAGGAGTGAGCACTGGGCCCGTCCTTGGGATTGTGTTCGCTGCTTTCTTGATGGGCATCTGCCTGATGGGGGCACTGTGGTGTGTCTACTCTCGTACAG GAACCAGAGCTGATGGACCGCAGGGCTTAGAAAACATGGGCAAGGATGCCTGGAATCATGATGTGCTTCTGGAACATTCCAACACAGCTGTGTAG